From Anopheles funestus chromosome 3RL, idAnoFuneDA-416_04, whole genome shotgun sequence, a single genomic window includes:
- the LOC125767168 gene encoding uncharacterized protein LOC125767168: MFKLLCLFAIVVVVAAMPHAPQWPAPGSAPVGRLVKREVKEPSKMANNNPETVHEEGSAVAADDDMDKAETFGFGYHHYYAYPRYYYPSYYYGYYPRYHYDYYW, translated from the exons ATGTTCAAG CTCCTGTGTCTGTTTGCTATCGTTGTGGTCGTAGCAGCGATGCCTCATGCACCCCAATGGCCCGCTCCAGGGTCAGCTCCGGTGGGAAGACTCGTGAAGCGAGAAGTGAAGGAACCTTCAAAAATGGCGAACAACAATCCCGAAACCGTCCACGAAGAAGGTAGCGcagttgctgctgatgatgatatgGATAAGGCAGAGACTTTCGGCTTTGGATATCATCACTACTACGCCTATCCTCGGTACTACTATCCCAGCTACTACTATGGATACTATCCTCGCTATCACTATGATTACTACTGGTAA